Proteins from one Oscillatoria nigro-viridis PCC 7112 genomic window:
- a CDS encoding Uma2 family endonuclease, which produces MTQVLDRETLDGRVVLNGTWDQFKLIQKVAEDSPGIKLSFFAGAIEILMPGFQHENFSEIIGYLVTTFLLQQGIKFYPSGSMTQEKAPEASTQADKSFCLGEPKLIPDLSIEVVYTSGGLRKLPKYRALGVPETWFWEDGTLRLYHLREDGYDQVIQSQLSGLETLDIDLLRRCILMGETDLAAAVKVFGQGISIDRT; this is translated from the coding sequence ATGACACAAGTTCTCGATCGCGAAACTCTCGATGGGCGAGTGGTGCTCAACGGCACTTGGGATCAATTCAAGTTAATCCAGAAGGTTGCGGAAGATTCCCCTGGCATAAAGTTGTCTTTTTTTGCAGGGGCGATCGAGATTCTGATGCCGGGATTCCAACACGAAAATTTTTCGGAAATCATCGGTTACTTGGTGACTACTTTTCTGCTGCAACAAGGTATTAAGTTTTACCCTTCTGGTTCCATGACGCAGGAGAAGGCACCAGAAGCTTCTACTCAAGCAGACAAATCGTTTTGTTTGGGAGAACCTAAGTTGATTCCCGATTTGTCGATCGAGGTGGTTTATACTAGCGGTGGACTGAGGAAGTTGCCAAAATATCGAGCTTTGGGCGTGCCTGAAACCTGGTTTTGGGAAGATGGCACGCTGCGGCTGTATCATCTCCGGGAAGATGGCTACGATCAAGTAATTCAGAGTCAACTTTCAGGATTGGAAACGCTGGATATCGATTTGCTAAGACGCTGCATTTTAATGGGTGAAACTGATTTGGCTGCAGCGGTTAAGGTTTTTGGGCAGGGAATCTCGATCGATCGTACATGA
- a CDS encoding MogA/MoaB family molybdenum cofactor biosynthesis protein, giving the protein MTPIPHPDLSNITVNCAIITVSDTRSAETDTSGLLTKKLLKDAGHSVVAYTVVKDDAAKIVLQMQAFSQREDVDAIIVNGGTGIAPRDTTYDVMESLLDRILPGFGEIFRFLSYQEIGSRAIASRAVAGVYQGKLVFSLPGSSNGVKLAVEKLILPELVHLVTQLRGG; this is encoded by the coding sequence ATGACGCCAATTCCTCACCCCGACTTATCTAACATAACCGTCAATTGCGCTATCATTACTGTTAGCGACACGCGATCGGCTGAAACAGACACTAGCGGCTTGTTAACTAAGAAGCTGCTAAAAGATGCGGGTCACTCTGTGGTAGCTTACACTGTTGTTAAAGATGATGCGGCAAAAATTGTATTGCAAATGCAGGCTTTTTCCCAGCGTGAAGATGTGGATGCAATCATTGTTAACGGCGGCACGGGTATCGCTCCCCGAGATACGACTTATGATGTGATGGAGAGTTTGCTCGACAGGATTTTACCGGGATTTGGGGAGATATTTCGGTTTTTGAGCTATCAAGAAATTGGTTCGAGGGCGATCGCCTCTCGCGCCGTTGCAGGGGTGTATCAAGGCAAGTTAGTCTTTTCACTTCCGGGCTCTAGCAATGGCGTGAAACTAGCTGTGGAAAAGCTAATTTTACCCGAATTAGTTCACTTGGTGACGCAGTTGCGCGGTGGGTGA
- a CDS encoding DUF1565 domain-containing protein translates to MTTLYVNPQTGSDSAVGSQSAPFKTIARAIARTASGTTIHLSPGTYSAASGEKFPLEIPSGVKVIGNETNKGRGILIQGSGKFVSPTAASQNITILLATNSQLRGVTVTNLDSRGTGVWIESTSPTVANCTFTLCKGEGVFVAGNANPAILDNIFVENSAAGVIAAGTAKGAIRRNIFQKTGFGISLQAQSAPLIADNQILENRSGIVLAGESQPILRNNRIEKNTEDGLTAVDKSLPDIGTAQDLGGNIFQNNGELDLQNSTGVKISAVGNQLNPSRVKGLFDLGNVTTATPTPGGLKFSDISTHWAKDFIDRLAKMNIVSGFPNGTFQPYEIVTRAQYAAVLAKAFELVPRREATVFKDVAADFWAKGAIDQANRAGFLVGYPDSTFRPEQNLTRVQAIVSLVNGLQLAGGNPNSLSVYVDRAQIPSFATDEIATATERKIVVNYPAREKLSPAHDITRGEISALIYQTLVATKRAEPINSPYIV, encoded by the coding sequence ATGACAACACTTTACGTCAACCCGCAAACAGGCAGCGATTCCGCAGTTGGCAGCCAATCGGCCCCATTCAAAACTATAGCCCGCGCGATCGCCCGCACTGCATCGGGAACTACGATTCACTTATCACCGGGAACTTACAGCGCTGCTAGCGGCGAAAAATTCCCCTTGGAAATTCCCTCGGGAGTAAAAGTTATTGGCAATGAAACTAATAAAGGTAGAGGCATTCTGATTCAAGGAAGCGGCAAATTTGTCAGTCCCACCGCTGCAAGCCAAAATATCACCATACTGCTAGCAACTAATTCCCAATTGCGCGGAGTAACTGTCACCAATCTCGATAGTCGCGGCACGGGAGTCTGGATTGAGTCAACTTCTCCAACTGTGGCTAACTGCACTTTCACACTTTGCAAGGGCGAAGGCGTTTTTGTCGCGGGCAACGCTAATCCTGCGATTCTCGACAACATATTTGTGGAAAACTCAGCGGCTGGCGTAATTGCGGCGGGAACTGCTAAGGGAGCAATACGGCGCAATATTTTTCAAAAGACGGGTTTCGGCATTTCTCTGCAAGCTCAGTCGGCTCCTTTGATTGCTGACAACCAAATTTTGGAAAATCGCTCCGGTATAGTTTTAGCAGGGGAATCTCAGCCGATTTTACGCAATAATCGCATCGAAAAAAATACGGAAGACGGTTTAACTGCCGTGGATAAATCGCTGCCAGATATTGGTACGGCTCAAGATTTGGGCGGCAATATTTTTCAGAATAACGGTGAATTAGACTTGCAAAACTCGACTGGGGTTAAGATTTCTGCGGTGGGCAATCAGCTCAATCCTTCGCGGGTGAAAGGTTTATTTGATTTGGGCAATGTGACGACGGCAACTCCGACTCCCGGCGGGCTAAAGTTCAGCGACATCAGTACGCATTGGGCTAAGGATTTTATCGATCGCTTGGCAAAGATGAATATTGTTAGCGGGTTTCCCAACGGCACTTTTCAACCTTACGAGATCGTAACTAGAGCTCAGTATGCGGCTGTGTTGGCGAAGGCGTTTGAATTGGTGCCGCGCCGTGAGGCGACGGTTTTTAAGGATGTGGCGGCGGATTTTTGGGCCAAGGGAGCGATCGACCAAGCTAATCGAGCTGGCTTTTTGGTGGGATACCCTGACAGCACGTTTCGCCCGGAGCAGAATTTGACTAGAGTTCAGGCGATCGTATCTTTGGTAAACGGCTTGCAGTTGGCGGGCGGCAACCCCAATTCTTTGAGCGTTTATGTCGATCGAGCTCAGATTCCCAGTTTTGCCACCGACGAGATAGCAACCGCCACAGAGCGCAAAATCGTGGTCAACTATCCCGCGCGCGAAAAGCTTTCCCCCGCCCACGACATCACCCGCGGCGAGATATCCGCCCTCATCTACCAAACTCTGGTAGCCACAAAGCGGGCCGAGCCAATTAACTCTCCCTACATCGTCTAA
- a CDS encoding SMP-30/gluconolactonase/LRE family protein, translating into MTIKIATISLLLIVLTLAVSNPSKKVRGNSTKLTAQTENRDKKNTVQSILDESAKLEKLAGDFQFIEGPIWHPDGFLLFSDIPANIIYKFGSNQQVEVFRRPSGKANGNTLDKENRLLTAEHENRRVSRTEKDGKVITLADRYQGKRLNSPNDLVVKSDGSIYFTDPSYGVSKDREELGFYGVYRLAPDGKLTLLVKDLVLPNGIAFSPDEQKLYVNNSEAGYIAVFDVKPDGTVTNERLFAELKDASQSGVPDGLKVDLEGNVYSTGPGGVWIFSRDGKVLGKISVPETATNLAWGESDRKTLYITASKSLYRIRLKIAGVRAGKRSKIGRS; encoded by the coding sequence ATGACAATCAAAATTGCTACAATTAGTTTGTTGTTGATAGTATTAACTTTAGCAGTCAGCAACCCCAGCAAAAAAGTTAGGGGTAACTCAACCAAATTGACCGCCCAAACGGAAAATAGGGACAAAAAAAATACCGTGCAAAGTATTCTCGATGAAAGCGCAAAATTAGAAAAACTAGCTGGTGATTTTCAATTTATAGAAGGCCCGATTTGGCATCCTGACGGCTTTTTGCTGTTCAGCGATATTCCCGCCAATATTATCTATAAATTCGGCTCAAATCAGCAAGTTGAGGTATTTCGCCGCCCTTCGGGAAAAGCCAACGGGAATACTTTAGACAAAGAAAACCGCTTACTTACTGCCGAACACGAAAATCGCCGCGTATCCCGCACAGAAAAGGACGGCAAAGTTATCACGTTGGCGGATAGATACCAGGGCAAGCGGCTCAACAGTCCGAACGATTTGGTTGTTAAATCCGACGGCAGCATTTATTTTACAGATCCGTCCTACGGTGTTAGTAAAGACCGGGAAGAATTGGGTTTTTACGGTGTTTACAGGCTGGCACCGGACGGAAAATTAACTCTGCTGGTTAAGGATTTGGTGCTGCCGAACGGCATCGCCTTTTCACCAGACGAGCAAAAACTTTATGTCAACAATTCGGAAGCGGGATACATTGCCGTTTTCGATGTAAAACCGGACGGAACTGTTACAAATGAGCGACTTTTTGCTGAGTTAAAAGATGCCAGTCAAAGCGGAGTTCCCGACGGTTTAAAAGTTGATTTAGAAGGGAATGTTTACAGCACCGGGCCGGGGGGAGTGTGGATTTTTTCGCGGGATGGCAAGGTTTTGGGGAAGATTTCTGTGCCTGAGACGGCGACTAATTTGGCTTGGGGAGAAAGCGATCGCAAAACACTTTACATTACTGCAAGTAAAAGTCTTTATCGAATTCGGCTTAAAATTGCGGGCGTGCGGGCTGGAAAACGATCTAAAATAGGGCGAAGTTGA
- the psb28 gene encoding photosystem II reaction center protein Psb28 gives MAKIQFSRGIDEDAVPEVRLTRSKSGEQGTATFTFENPKALSSSSTEDITGMYMIDDEGELLTREVKAKFINGQPAGLEAVYIMKSTAEWDRFMRFMERYSEANGLGFSKA, from the coding sequence ATGGCTAAAATTCAATTCTCTCGGGGTATAGACGAAGATGCTGTGCCCGAAGTGCGCCTAACCCGTTCTAAAAGCGGAGAGCAAGGCACTGCCACGTTTACCTTTGAAAATCCCAAAGCTCTCAGCAGCAGCAGTACCGAAGACATTACTGGAATGTACATGATAGACGACGAAGGCGAACTCCTCACTCGCGAGGTTAAGGCTAAGTTCATCAACGGTCAGCCTGCTGGTTTGGAAGCTGTTTATATAATGAAAAGTACCGCAGAATGGGATCGATTTATGCGTTTCATGGAACGCTACTCGGAAGCAAACGGCTTAGGATTTAGCAAGGCATAA